A section of the Ogataea parapolymorpha DL-1 chromosome II, whole genome shotgun sequence genome encodes:
- a CDS encoding ATP-dependent permease MDL2, mitochondrial, translated as MSLPKVTGEILDSTRRYSNLEEARFYGLTLYELLSVVGGMLCVYTAATFGRIIILRVLGEKLVARLRSNIMKNVLRQDMEFYDKNKVGDLISRLSSDAYVVSRSVTQNMSDGIKHSIVGGTSIGMMFHISPTLSMILLAFGPPLLLASYAYGMKIKAISRMLQKATGGLTKVAEEQLNNIKTIQSFTAETKELHRYDNQIRNVFKISYKDAMTNASFFVSTGILGHATFLLTLGLGTNLVFNGSMTVGDLAAYMMYTEYCGNATFGVATFYTELFKGAGAASRLFEVQDQVPKIDQVVGPKISGSRGHIEFRNVTFAYPTRPDNKVFDNLSFEIKAGSNVCIVGPSGKGKSTIALLLLRFYTPNSGQILIDGVDITKYSVHSLRQLLGYVQQEPVLVPGTLSENITYGLPRNVKVTADMVEWAAAKANCDFIYHFPDKFNTDIGPKGSQLSGGQKQKIAIARSLIKNPPILILDEATSALDSKSENAINLTITNLMRDRSLTTISIAHRLSTIEKCDEVLVLGHDGRLAEEGKFKDLYPNRNSMLYKLLNEPQKKKKEDEHEDHEAQEDDHEAQEDKEELEPETDDNEVTGDEVTRGAFMKRRAVLNEEHERSEHKTLT; from the coding sequence ATGTCGCTGCCAAAGGTCACGGGGGAAATTCTCGATTCCACGAGACGCTACTCAAATCTCGAAGAAGCCCGATTTTATGGCCTTACGCTATACGAGCTTCTTTCTGTGGTCGGTGGCATGCTCTGTGTCTATACGGCGGCAACATTTGGCCGAATAATTATATTGAGAGTCTTGGGCGAGAAACTGGTGGCCCGACTTCGGTCGAACATTATGAAGAATGTCTTGAGACAAGATATGGAATTTTACGATAAAAATAAGGTGGGAGACCTCATATCGAGACTTTCCAGTGACGCGTACGTCGTTTCCAGATCGGTGACCCAGAACATGTCTGACGGTATCAAGCATTCCATCGTTGGTGGCACCTCCATTGGTATGATGTTCCACATTTCGCCGACCCTTTCGATGATTCTGCTGGCATTTGGGCCTCCCCTGCTGCTTGCTTCCTACGCTTACGGaatgaaaatcaaggccATCAGTAGGATGTTACAGAAGGCGACTGGTGGTCTGACCAAGGTTGCtgaagagcagctgaacAATATCAAAACTATTCAGTCGTTTACAGCCGAAACGAAAGAATTGCATCGTTACGACAATCAAATCAGGAATGTTTTCAAGATCAGTTATAAAGATGCCATGACGAACGCGTCGTTTTTTGTTTCCACTGGAATTCTGGGCCATGCTACCTTTTTGCTCACCCTGGGTCTGGGCACAAATTTGGTTTTTAACGGAAGCATGACCGTTGGTGATTTGGCAGCTTACATGATGTACACAGAATATTGCGGAAATGCGACTTTTGGTGTGGCCACCTTCTACACTGAGCTATTTAAGGGAGCAGGCGCTGCTTCGAGACTTTTCGAGGTGCAAGATCAGGTGCCTAAAATTGACCAGGTCGTGGGCCCTAAGATCTCCGGGTCCAGGGGCCACATTGAGTTCAGGAATGTAACGTTTGCATATCCAACGCGTCCAGACAATAAGGTGTTTGATAATTTGAGCTTCGAAATCAAAGCAGGCTCTAACGTGTGCATAGTGGGCCCTTcaggaaaaggaaaatcCACAATAGCGTTGTTGTTGCTCCGTTTCTACACCCCGAATTCGGGTCAGATCCTCATTGACGGCGTGGATATCACCAAATACTCTGTCCATTCGCTTCGTCAACTGCTCGGATACGTTCAGCAGGAGCCTGTTCTCGTTCCAGGCACTCTTTCCGAAAACATCACATATGGCTTGCCACGGAACGTGAAAGTGACCGCTGACATGGTTGAATGGGCGGCTGCCAAAGCCAACTGTGATTTTATCTACCATTTCCCTGACAAGTTCAACACCGATATTGGGCCTAAAGGGTCGCAATTGTCTGGAGGCCAAAAGCAGAAAATAGCCATTGCGCGGTCTCTGATCAAAAATCCTCCCATTCTTattttggacgaggccacTTCTGCCCTGGACTCCAAATCTGAGAATGCCATAAACCTGACAATCACAAACCTCATGCGAGACAGGTCACTCACGACCATCTCCATCGCACATCGTCTCTCAACTATAGAAAAATGCGATGAGGTGCTCGTTCTCGGCCATGACGGCCGGCTGGCAGAGGAAGGCAAATTCAAAGACCTATATCCTAACCGCAACAGTATGCTCTACAAGCTGTTGAACGAACcacagaagaaaaagaaagaagacgAGCATGAAGACCATGAAGCCCAGGAAGATGACCACGAAGCCCAGGAAGATAAAGAAGAACTGGAGCCTGAGACTGACGACAACGAAGTGACAGGAGACGAGGTTACACGAGGTGCGTTCATGAAACGGCGTGCGGTCCTAAATGAGGAACATGAAAGGAGCGAACATAAGACTCTCACCTAG
- a CDS encoding Ubiquitin-conjugating enzyme E2: protein MSAAAILQKELKELTKSQPSFRIELDSDNIFLWDIGMYIPNPHSKYNGAYLKCQMRFPSNYPFSPPAFRFTPPIFHPNVYKDGRVCISILHEAGDAFSGEPSNETWSPAQCVESVLVSIISLLDDPNINSPANVDASKMFRDHKEDYYNMVAKDVERSKKDIPDDFEIPDATSRSEADDYEDEWFYQDDDEDDDEIDEDDQSFIDDEEVEMSEDYGEDTSK from the coding sequence ATGAGCGCAGCAGCGATTTTACAAAAGGAGCTAAAAGAGCTCACCAAATCTCAGCCATCGTTCCGGATCGAACTGGATTCGGATAACATCTTCCTATGGGATATTGGCATGTACATCCCTAATCCGCACTCCAAATACAACGGCGCGTACCTCAAATGTCAAATGCGTTTCCCTAGTAATTATCCATTTTCGCCGCCAGCATTCAGATTCACGCCACCAATCTTCCATCCTAATGTTTATAAAGATGGTCGGGTTTGCATTTCCATTTTGCATGAGGCTGGTGACGCTTTCAGCGGAGAGCCTTCTAACGAGACATGGAGTCCCGCTCAGTGCGTTGAGTCTGTTCTTGTCTCGATTATCTCGCTTCTTGACGACCCAAACATCAATTCCCCTGCTAATGTGGACGCCAGTAAAATGTTCAGAGATCACAAAGAAGACTACTACAACATGGTTGCGAAAGACGTCGAGCGGTCCAAAAAAGACATTCCAGACGACTTTGAGATTCCCGACGCCACCTCACGGTCAGAGGCCGACGATTACGAAGACGAATGGTTCTATCAAGACGAtgatgaggacgacgacgagattgaCGAAGACGACCAGAGCTTtatcgacgacgaggaggtggaaatGAGCGAAGACTACGGAGAGGACACATCCAAATAG
- a CDS encoding Dimethyladenosine transferase has translation MPKAAKKQFATKPAPAGDQMNKVFKFNTDLGQHILKNPLIAQGIVDKAEIRPSDVVLEIGPGTGNLTVRILEKARKVIASEVDPKMAAELTKRVQGTPYEKKLEIIMGDFMKLETLPYFDVCISNTPYQISSGIVFKLLSMPRPPRIAVLMFQREFAMNLTARPGDALYNRLSANAQMWANVKHVMKVGKNNFRPPPKVESSVVKVEPKIPRPNLDYNEWDGLLRFCFNRKNKTLNATFRNNKILEILENNYKTFLSILSEQRGEMMVDAKTDFSAVVKENVTKVLAETGFGERRPAKMDQTDFLKLLYAFHQVGIHFA, from the coding sequence ATGCCTaaagctgccaaaaagcAGTTCGCCACCAAGCCAGCTCCTGCCGGTGACCAGATGAACAAAGTGTTCAAATTTAATACAGATCTTGGTCAGCATATACTTAAAAATCCGCTCATAGCCCAAGGTATTGTTGACAAAGCAGAAATTAGACCCTCCGATGTGGTGCTAGAAATTGGTCCAGGTACCGGTAACTTAACCGTCAGAATTCTAGAAAAGGCCCGGAAAGTTATCGCATCTGAAGTGGACCCAAAGATGGCTGCTGAGCTTACAAAGAGAGTCCAGGGTACTCCGTATGAGAAGAAGCTTGAGATTATCATGGGCGATTTCATGAAACTTGAGACCTTGCCGTACTTTGATGTGTGCATTTCGAATACGCCCTACCAAATCTCGTCTGGTATTGTATTCAAGCTTTTGAGTATGCCTAGACCGCCAAGAATCGCCGTCCTCATGTTCCAACGAGAGTTTGCAATGAATCTAACAGCACGCCCCGGCGATGCCCTATACAACCGTCTGAGTGCCAACGCCCAGATGTGGGCTAACGTCAAGCATGTGATGAAAGTGGGAAAGAACAATTTCCGGCCTCCACCTAAGGTTGAATCATCTGTGGTGAAAGTGGAACCGAAAATACCTCGTCCTAATCTTGACTACAACGAGTGGGATGGACTCCTGAGGTTCTGTTTTAACAGAAAAAACAAGACTCTCAACGCTACCTTTAGGAACAACAAGATcctggaaattctggaaaacaacTACAAGACGTTCCTTTCCATTTTGAGCGAGCAAAGGGGCGAGATGATGGTGGATGCTAAAACAGATTTTTCCGCTGTCGTCAAGGAAAATGTCACGAAAGTGCTGGCAGAGACTGGTTTTGGTGAGCGTAGACCGGCCAAGATGGACCAGACCGACTTTCTAAAGCTCCTATACGCTTTCCATCAAGTTGGAATCCACTTTGCATAG
- a CDS encoding DNA ligase 1, producing the protein MFARLGIRSMTATQKQQTLSRFFGSQGERSMAKKRSRSPSPASSKKALKSDDTKESTPEDSVADVADDAKERLIDAKELLKMESEVKVPDLAIGKPIPYSKLCEVFEALEKESGRLKCIEIASEMFSHVLDVSENQEDQIRNLVEVNYLTINRVCPDYEGLELGLGETLLMKALATGTGRSMQQLKKDLGEYGDIGLVAQKSRSKQSLMFKPQPLTVSQVFKNLKEIASMSGASSQNKKIAMINRMLTSCDSREAKFLMRSLEGTLRIQFAEKSVVVALAKALVEHEMKQRGQKVTPAILSEAEEQMKEAFSQTPNYELIIETAIKYGTLNLMDHCTLKPGIPLKPMLAKPTKSITEILNQFENQEFSCEYKYDGERAQVHLLPDRTLRVYSRSSENMTQRYPDLIPVMEELQRLNPEVKSFILDCECVAWDKKQEKILPFQILSTRKRKDVKEEDITVQVCLFAFDILLYNGESLLQKSLKERRQYMYDNLKIIPGKFRFSEKLDSSDLDVITKFLDQSVKDSCEGLMIKTLNGTNSLYEPSKRSRNWLKLKKDYLEGVGDSLDLVVIGAYVGKGKRTGGYGGFLLASYNPDSGEFEAICKIGTGFSEEMLASLFEKLKPTQLDKPKASFVYDKTNPRAAPDIWFEPTTLFEVKVADFTESPLYKCGYSYLGDGSKGVSLRFPRFVRIRDDKSVEDATTSEQIVEMYEKQAHLS; encoded by the coding sequence ATGTTTGCAAGACTAGGAATAAGAAGCATGACGGCCACccaaaaacagcagacATTATCTCGATTCTTCGGTTCTCAGGGCGAGCGTTCCATGGCCAAGAAGCGATCGCGTAGTCCATCGCCCGCGTCATCTAAAAAGGCCCTCAAAAGCGACGACACAAAGGAGAGCACGCCAGAGGATTCTGTTGCAGATGTCGCAGACGACGCCAAGGAAAGGCTGATCGACGCCAAAGAGCTTCTCAAGATGGAATCGGAGGTCAAAGTTCCTGACTTGGCCATCGGAAAACCCATCCCCTATAGCAAGTTGTGCGAGGTATTTGAGGCTTTAGAAAAAGAGTCCGGCAGACTCAAGTGCATCGAAATCGCCTCCGAGATGTTTTCTCACGTGCTGGACGTTTCTGAAAATCAGGAAGACCAGATACGGAACCTTGTTGAGGTCAATTACCTAACTATCAATAGGGTGTGCCCAGATTACGAGGGTCTTGAGTTGGGACTAGGCGAGACTCTACTTATGAAAGCACTGGCCACAGGTACTGGCCGTTCgatgcagcagctgaaaaaagatctTGGAGAGTATGGCGACATTGGCCTGGTTGCTCAAAAGTCGAGATCGAAGCAAAGTTTGATGTTTAAGCCGCAACCGTTGACAGTGTCTCAGGTATTTAAAAATCTCAAGGAAATTGCAAGCATGTCGGGGGCCTCTTCGcagaataaaaaaattgcCATGATCAACAGAATGCTGACGTCCTGCGACTCGCGCGAGGCCAAATTCCTGATGAGATCGTTGGAAGGCACCTTGCGCATCCAATTTGCAGAGAAATCGGTTGTGGTTGCATTGGCCAAGGCTTTAGTGGAGCACGAGATGAAGCAGCGGGGCCAAAAAGTGACTCCTGCGATCTTGAGTGAGGCTGAGGAGCAGATGAAGGAGGCATTTTCGCAGACGCCCAATTACGAGCTGATCATCGAGACCGCGATAAAATACGGAACTCTCAATCTCATGGACCACTGCACGCTGAAGCCAGGAATACCCCTCAAGCCAATGCTTGCGAAACCAACCAAGTCTATCACGGAGATCCTCAACCAGTTCGAGAACCAAGAGTTCTCGTGCGAGTACAAATACGATGGCGAAAGAGCACAGGTTCACTTGCTACCTGACCGAACGCTTAGAGTTTACTCCAGGAGCTCTGAAAACATGACCCAAAGATATCCAGACTTAATTCCGGTCATGGAGGAGCTTCAGAGGCTGAATCCAGAAGTGAAATCGTTTATTTTGGACTGCGAGTGTGTGGCATGGGAcaagaagcaggaaaagaTCCTTCCATTCCAGATCCTGTCAACCAGAAAGCGCAAGGACGTGAAGGAGGAAGACATAACGGTGCAGGTGTGTTTGTTTGCCTTTGACATCCTGCTGTACAATGGCGAGTCCTTACTCCAAAAGTCCCTGAAAGAGCGCAGACAATACATGTACGACAATCTGAAGATTATCCCTGGGAAGTTCCGTTTCTCTGAGAAACTCGACTCCTCCGATTTAGATGTCATCACGAAGTTCCTTGACCAGTCCGTCAAGGACTCTTGCGAAGGTTTGATGATCAAAACGCTTAATGGGACGAACAGTTTATACGAGCCATCCAAAAGATCTAGGAACTGgctcaagctgaagaaagatTATTTGGAGGGAGTTGGAGACTCTCTGGATCTCGTTGTCATTGGTGCATATGTTGGCAAGGGAAAGCGTACTGGAGGGTACGGTGGGTTTTTGCTGGCTAGCTACAACCCAGATAGTGGCGAGTTTGAGGCAATCTGCAAAATTGGCACCGGCTTTAGCGAAGAGATGCTTGCTTCattatttgaaaaactaaAGCCAACACAGTTGGACAAGCCTAAAGCGTCGTTTGTGTACGATAAGACGAATCCGCGTGCAGCACCAGATATCTGGTTTGAACCAACAACGCTGTTTGAGGTGAAAGTGGCGGACTTTACCGAGAGTCCTCTTTACAAATGCGGCTACAGTTATTTGGGAGACGGTTCCAAAGGAGTGTCATTGAGATTTCCACGGTTTGTGCGGATCAGAGATGACAAGAGCGTTGAGGATGCGACGACAAGCGAGCAGATAGTGGAGATGTACGAGAAACAGGCACATCTTAGCTGA